One Vicugna pacos unplaced genomic scaffold, VicPac4 scaffold_21, whole genome shotgun sequence DNA window includes the following coding sequences:
- the LOC140694362 gene encoding LOW QUALITY PROTEIN: olfactory receptor 5M3-like (The sequence of the model RefSeq protein was modified relative to this genomic sequence to represent the inferred CDS: substituted 1 base at 1 genomic stop codon) produces MGERRGERKRKLAEELKENGLTKCISAWIRFKKVLNFTDVTEFILLGLTSHPELQLLFFVVFLLVYIVTLVGNVGVIVPIRVSPQLNSPMYFFLSHLSFADVWFSSNVTPKRLENLVSETKTISYPGCTVQCFFFIAFIHVEVILAVMAFDRYMAIGNPLLYGSRMSRIVCIXLISFPYVYGFFISFISTLWTHGLYFCGNIEINHFYCADLALIKMACAGTFIKEYTMCTMAGINFSYSLLVIIISYIFILIAVLRMHSTEGKKKAFSTCGSHLTAVTIFYGTLFFMYLRSSTEESVEQGKMVAVFYTMVIPMLNPMIYSLRNKDMKEAMSKAISKTYLMK; encoded by the exons atgggggaaaggagaggagagagaaaaagaaaacttgcaGAGGAATTGAAAGAGAATGGATTG acAAAGTGCATCTCTGCCTGGATCAGATTCAAGAAAGTGCTCAATTTTACTGATGTGACAGAATTTATTCTCTTGGGACTAACTAGTCATCCTGAATTACAGCTCCTGTTCTTTGTGGTCTTCTTACTGGTCTACATTGTCACCCTGGTTGGGAACGTTGGTGTGATCGTACCCATCAGGGTCAGTCCCCAGCTCAACAGCCCcatgtattttttcctcagtCACTTGTCTTTTGCAGATGTGTGGTTCTCCTCTAATGTCACTCCCAAAAGGTTGGAAAATTTGGTGTCTGAGACCAAAACTATTTCCTACCCTGGTTGTACAGTGCAGTGTTTCTTCTTCATTGCCTTCATCCATGTAGAAGTCATCCTAGCTGTGATGGCCTTTGACAGGTACATGGCAATTGGCAACCCTCTGCTCTATGGCAGCAGAATGTCAAGGATTGTCTGTATTTGACTGATCTCTTTCCCTTATGTATATGGCTTCTTTATTAGTTTCATCTCCACATTGTGGACCCATGGCTTGTACTTCTGTGGGAACATTGAGATCAACCACTTCTACTGTGCAGACCTAGCCCTCATCAAGATGGCCTGCGCAGGAACCTTCATTAAAGAATACACCATGTGCACAATGGCGGGTATCAACTTCTCTTACTCTTTGCTAGTCATTATCATCTCCTACATATTTATCCTTATTGCCGTCCTAAGAATGCactcaacagaaggaaaaaagaaagccttcTCCACGTGCGGATCTCATTTGACAGCTGTCACCATATTTTATGGAACTCTCTTCTTCATGTACCTCAGAAGTTCAACTGAAGAGTCCGTGGAGCAGGGGAAAATGGTGGCTGTGTTTTATACCATGGTGATTCCCATGTTGAATCCCATGATCTACAGCCTCAGGAACAAAGATATGAAGGAGGCCATGAGCAAAGCGATCAGTAAGACatacttaatgaaataa